A single window of Rhodococcus jostii RHA1 DNA harbors:
- a CDS encoding RNA-guided endonuclease TnpB family protein has translation MAGRVVKRAFKYRFYPTAVQAEQLARTFGCTRYVYNRALAERSRAWSQEQRRVTYSDTSKMLTGWKRDTETAWLSEPSKGPLQESLRQLQGAFDRFWRKQSRYPQFKKKGQSKDSATYYSNCFAYRGGQIRLAKQSEPLDIRWSRPLPEGATPSQVTVSRNARGQYHISILVEDTITEHPSTDRVVGLDAGITSLYTLSTGEKIINPRHERRDRERLAKAQRVLAKRQKGSRNRAKARLKVAKIHGRIADRRRDYLHKLSTRLVRENQVIAIEDLSVRNMVKNRSLSRAISDASWSEFRSMLEYKADWYGRRVVAIDRFFPSSKTCSVCGAIASTMPLNVREWTCRCGAVHDRDVNAAKNILAVGLTVAACGDGVRPPRT, from the coding sequence ATGGCGGGGAGGGTGGTGAAGCGGGCGTTCAAGTACCGCTTCTATCCGACTGCAGTGCAGGCGGAACAGCTTGCTCGGACCTTCGGATGCACCCGGTACGTCTACAACCGGGCGTTGGCCGAGCGCTCGCGTGCCTGGTCGCAGGAGCAGCGCCGGGTCACCTACAGCGACACCTCGAAGATGCTCACCGGATGGAAGCGGGACACCGAGACCGCGTGGCTGTCGGAGCCGTCGAAGGGGCCGTTGCAGGAGTCGCTGCGGCAGTTGCAGGGCGCGTTCGACAGGTTCTGGCGCAAGCAGTCCCGCTACCCGCAGTTCAAGAAGAAGGGCCAGTCGAAGGATTCGGCGACCTACTATTCGAACTGCTTCGCCTACCGCGGCGGGCAGATCCGGTTGGCCAAGCAATCCGAACCCCTGGATATCCGGTGGTCGAGGCCGCTACCGGAGGGGGCGACGCCGTCGCAGGTGACGGTGTCGCGTAATGCTCGTGGTCAGTACCACATTTCGATTCTCGTCGAGGACACGATCACCGAGCACCCGTCGACCGATCGGGTGGTCGGGCTCGACGCCGGGATCACGAGCCTCTACACGCTCTCGACGGGGGAGAAGATCATAAACCCGCGTCATGAGCGCAGGGACCGCGAGCGGCTGGCGAAGGCGCAGCGGGTGCTGGCCAAGAGGCAGAAGGGATCCCGTAACCGGGCCAAGGCCCGACTGAAGGTCGCGAAGATTCATGGCCGGATCGCCGATCGGCGGCGCGATTATCTGCACAAACTCTCCACTCGGCTGGTGCGCGAAAATCAAGTGATCGCCATCGAGGATCTGAGTGTGCGGAACATGGTCAAGAATCGGTCGTTGTCTCGGGCGATCTCGGATGCGAGTTGGTCCGAGTTCCGGTCGATGCTCGAATACAAGGCCGACTGGTACGGGCGGCGGGTGGTGGCGATCGACCGGTTCTTTCCGTCGTCGAAGACCTGCTCGGTGTGTGGGGCGATCGCGTCGACGATGCCGCTGAACGTGCGGGAGTGGACGTGCCGATGCGGCGCCGTCCATGATCGGGATGTGAACGCTGCGAAGAACATTTTGGCCGTCGGACTGACGGTGGCAGCCTGCGGAGATGGTGTGAGACCGCCCCGCACATAA
- a CDS encoding glucose 1-dehydrogenase, with product MTKRLEGKVALITGASRGMGESHAKAFVEHGAKVVLADITDDAGELLAKELGENAVFVHHDVTQLDSWTNVVERSVNAFGEINVLVNNAGVLGPLATTAELTEGDYRKVCSINQDGVFFGMKAVLPSMERAGIGSIVNISSIAGMAANYGFPSLAYVASKFAVRGMTKATAVEYGPKNIRVNSVHPGFIQTPMMVEATNEEGGDALAQIPLGRIADPQEVSNLVLFLASDESSYITGSEHLVDAGMLAQ from the coding sequence ATGACAAAGCGGTTGGAGGGCAAAGTGGCCCTCATCACCGGCGCATCTCGTGGCATGGGTGAGTCGCACGCGAAGGCATTCGTCGAGCACGGGGCGAAGGTCGTACTGGCGGACATCACGGACGACGCAGGGGAGCTGCTTGCCAAGGAGCTGGGGGAGAATGCAGTCTTCGTGCATCACGACGTCACGCAACTCGATTCATGGACCAATGTCGTCGAACGGAGTGTGAACGCGTTCGGCGAGATCAATGTGCTGGTGAACAATGCAGGGGTTCTCGGCCCGCTGGCCACGACGGCAGAGCTTACCGAGGGCGACTACCGGAAGGTGTGCAGTATCAACCAGGACGGTGTGTTCTTCGGGATGAAAGCTGTTCTGCCCTCCATGGAACGAGCCGGTATCGGCTCCATCGTCAACATCTCGTCGATCGCCGGCATGGCCGCGAACTACGGGTTCCCCAGTTTGGCGTACGTCGCAAGCAAGTTCGCAGTCCGCGGCATGACGAAAGCGACAGCCGTCGAATACGGACCCAAGAACATTCGCGTCAATTCCGTGCACCCTGGGTTCATCCAGACTCCGATGATGGTGGAGGCCACCAACGAAGAGGGCGGCGACGCCTTGGCTCAGATTCCCCTCGGTCGCATCGCAGATCCGCAGGAGGTGTCCAACCTCGTTCTGTTCCTCGCGTCGGACGAATCCTCCTACATCACCGGATCGGAGCATCTGGTCGACGCGGGCATGCTCGCGCAGTAG
- a CDS encoding helix-turn-helix transcriptional regulator, whose protein sequence is MGPVWPLIQRQVEFDAITASLTARSGGCGVVLTGDPGVGKTTLARFATESLPRDVKWVAGTESARSIPLGVFAHLVGASTSRDPVAFLSAARQALLDDGHSGEVVIGVDDAHLLDQLSATFLHQLALDRAVHIVATVRNGETVPDAITSLWKDGHLLRLELTPFSREQSIELIESVLDGPLEGLSADMIWEASGGNALFVRHLVEGALEAGTLRRSGGVWQLRGRAAITSELASLLEHRIDQIPHDVLQALQLLTFCEPLDLDILGQLAGEDAVEEAERRGLVRIVEDGHRLDVRYTHPLFGEVIRRRVGRAAGRRLRGRLVEALSSRAVVGSSNRIRLAELALDSDRSVEPDLLVDAAEDAIGLANVPLGERLARAALDQTGSFEAADLLARALLWQGHATEAESLLLSFSPDSLDQVQLVRWGTSRIANLFWASGESEKADEVLAVLREKVTHPSLVPIIEGIGSVCAVFENRPEEAAAAATAILAADRVLPWAIEWAYFGGGLSLALMGRGGQVPELAARSAAVADQIDGLLRFPAAHGEILALTLTGQFAAAQRRAEEYLSLASSGRYVAWGLANILVGTVELARGRFTDAAGRLEQAIAALNVGDTADAISWSFPAYIALGQAYAELGRIHEAEDITAQARARNGRHVAVFGPQLAMSEAWLAAARGETSRAVDLSQSAAESACASGQFGIEVVALHLATRFGDTTAATRLAELTELCDGDLVTIAAKQAVAVGAGDGCGVASAAAEFERIGALPDAADAYARAAIAFTHAGDKRRSIECAAAAEALSARCDHMSSPALVEAAHPLPLTSREREVGSMVAAGLSNRQIADRLFVSVRTVEGHIYRACMKLDVADRSGLAESMGTTVR, encoded by the coding sequence ATGGGTCCGGTGTGGCCTCTGATTCAGCGGCAAGTCGAGTTCGACGCGATCACCGCGTCGCTCACGGCTCGGTCCGGGGGATGCGGTGTCGTCCTCACGGGCGATCCCGGCGTCGGCAAGACCACCCTCGCGAGGTTCGCCACCGAGTCGTTGCCGCGTGACGTGAAATGGGTGGCGGGCACCGAGTCGGCGCGCAGCATCCCGCTGGGTGTGTTCGCCCATCTGGTCGGGGCGTCCACCTCCCGGGATCCGGTCGCCTTCCTGTCCGCGGCGCGGCAGGCGCTCCTCGACGACGGCCACAGTGGCGAGGTGGTGATCGGTGTCGACGACGCGCACCTCCTCGATCAGCTCTCGGCGACATTCCTTCATCAGCTTGCCCTCGACAGGGCCGTGCACATCGTCGCCACCGTTCGCAACGGCGAGACCGTGCCCGACGCGATCACGTCGTTGTGGAAGGACGGTCATCTCCTGCGGCTCGAACTGACGCCGTTCAGCCGGGAACAGAGCATCGAGTTGATCGAATCCGTGCTGGACGGCCCCCTCGAGGGGCTGAGCGCGGACATGATCTGGGAGGCGTCCGGCGGGAACGCGTTGTTCGTCCGGCATCTGGTGGAGGGCGCCCTCGAAGCGGGGACGCTGCGTCGTTCCGGTGGCGTCTGGCAGTTGCGAGGGCGTGCCGCCATCACGTCCGAACTCGCTTCCCTGCTGGAGCACCGGATCGATCAAATTCCCCACGACGTGTTGCAGGCGTTGCAGCTTCTCACCTTCTGCGAGCCGCTCGATCTGGACATCCTCGGGCAGTTGGCGGGTGAGGACGCGGTGGAGGAGGCCGAGCGACGCGGCCTCGTCAGAATCGTCGAGGATGGCCACCGCCTCGACGTCCGTTACACGCATCCGCTGTTCGGTGAGGTGATTCGACGACGGGTGGGGCGCGCGGCGGGCCGGAGGCTCCGGGGACGGCTCGTGGAAGCGCTGAGCAGCCGGGCCGTGGTCGGATCCTCCAATCGAATTCGCCTGGCAGAGTTGGCCCTCGACAGCGACCGGTCCGTCGAACCCGATCTGTTGGTCGACGCCGCCGAGGATGCGATCGGTTTGGCGAATGTTCCGCTGGGGGAACGGCTCGCGCGCGCGGCACTCGACCAGACCGGCAGCTTCGAGGCGGCCGACCTCCTGGCCCGTGCTCTGCTGTGGCAGGGGCACGCCACGGAGGCCGAATCGTTGCTGCTGTCCTTTTCGCCCGACAGCCTGGACCAGGTGCAGTTGGTGCGCTGGGGTACGTCGCGGATCGCAAACCTGTTCTGGGCGAGCGGCGAGTCGGAGAAGGCCGACGAGGTCCTCGCGGTTCTCCGCGAGAAGGTCACGCATCCCAGTCTCGTGCCGATCATCGAGGGCATCGGCTCGGTGTGCGCGGTGTTCGAGAATCGGCCCGAGGAAGCAGCAGCGGCCGCGACGGCGATTCTGGCCGCCGACCGAGTATTGCCGTGGGCGATCGAGTGGGCGTACTTCGGTGGCGGGTTGTCCCTGGCACTCATGGGACGCGGCGGCCAAGTGCCGGAACTGGCGGCACGCAGCGCTGCGGTGGCCGATCAGATCGACGGGTTGCTGCGGTTCCCGGCCGCACACGGTGAGATCCTCGCGTTGACCCTCACCGGACAGTTCGCTGCGGCGCAGCGCCGGGCCGAGGAGTACCTCTCGTTGGCGTCGAGCGGCCGCTACGTTGCCTGGGGGCTCGCGAACATCCTGGTGGGGACGGTGGAACTTGCCCGCGGTCGGTTCACCGACGCCGCGGGTCGCCTCGAGCAGGCGATCGCGGCCCTCAACGTCGGCGATACGGCCGATGCCATCTCCTGGAGCTTTCCCGCCTACATCGCTCTAGGGCAGGCATATGCGGAGCTCGGGCGCATTCACGAGGCCGAGGACATCACCGCTCAGGCGCGAGCTAGGAACGGCCGGCACGTTGCGGTGTTCGGCCCCCAACTCGCGATGTCGGAGGCATGGCTCGCGGCTGCGCGGGGAGAGACCTCGCGGGCCGTCGACCTGTCGCAGTCGGCGGCGGAATCTGCGTGCGCGTCCGGACAATTCGGCATCGAGGTGGTGGCTCTCCACCTTGCCACCCGGTTCGGCGACACGACTGCCGCCACTCGTCTCGCCGAGTTGACCGAGCTCTGCGATGGCGACCTCGTCACGATCGCGGCCAAGCAGGCCGTGGCTGTCGGAGCGGGCGACGGGTGCGGTGTGGCGTCGGCTGCGGCCGAATTCGAGAGAATCGGCGCCTTGCCCGACGCCGCCGACGCCTATGCCCGGGCGGCGATCGCCTTCACGCACGCCGGCGACAAGCGTCGATCGATCGAGTGCGCAGCCGCGGCCGAAGCCCTGTCGGCGCGATGCGACCATATGTCGTCTCCCGCTCTCGTGGAGGCCGCACATCCTCTCCCCCTCACGAGCCGTGAGCGGGAAGTGGGGTCGATGGTTGCGGCCGGGTTGTCGAACCGGCAGATCGCTGATCGGCTGTTCGTGTCGGTGCGGACGGTGGAGGGTCATATCTACCGTGCGTGCATGAAGCTGGATGTCGCGGATCGCAGCGGGCTTGCGGAGTCGATGGGGACGACGGTTCGGTGA
- a CDS encoding MFS transporter, whose product MVSHTKEPSAPIGDDTPTLDELGPHYKWIALSNTTLGMLVATINSSIVLIALPDIFKGIHLNPLEPGNTSYLLWMMMGFLVVTAVLVVSFGRLGDMFGRARMYNMGFAVFTIASIFLAVTWFDGSEAALWLIGWRVVQGVGGAFLMANSSAILTDAFPADQRGLALGINGVAAIAGSFLGLLIGGILAPIHWNLIFLVSVPFGVVGTIWAYLKLRDTDVRRHADIDWWGNITFAVGLIAVLVGITYGIQPYGSSSMGWGSPLVLWCLVGGLAVLAVFCVIETRVANPLFNLHLFQIKSFTWGNIANLVASLGRGGLQFILIIWLQGIWLPQHGYDYSRTPLWAGIYMLPMTIGFLLSAPVSGVISDRFGTKWFTSTGMFITAGTFGLLIALPVDFDYWAFAVTLLINGIGMGMFSAPNRAEVMNSLPADARGVGAGMMTTFQNAAMVLSIGFFFSLMIAGLSSHLPAAMSDGLMANGVSAAQATQIANLPAVAVLFAAFLGVNPIQELLGPQLSSLTEQQQAHLTGLDFFPQLISGPFADGLAMAFAFAIVACVIGGIASLLTSPQKKPTADEPHESVGAELAGIAGEAGIGPSELVHDRTN is encoded by the coding sequence TTGGTCTCCCACACGAAGGAACCTTCCGCCCCGATCGGTGACGACACCCCGACCCTCGACGAACTCGGCCCGCACTACAAGTGGATTGCGTTGTCGAACACCACCCTCGGCATGCTGGTGGCGACGATCAACTCGTCGATCGTGCTGATCGCGCTCCCGGACATCTTCAAAGGCATCCATCTCAACCCGCTCGAACCCGGCAACACGAGTTATTTGCTGTGGATGATGATGGGCTTCCTCGTCGTCACCGCAGTCCTGGTCGTCAGTTTCGGACGGCTCGGCGATATGTTCGGTCGCGCCCGGATGTACAACATGGGCTTCGCGGTGTTCACGATCGCCTCGATCTTCCTGGCAGTGACGTGGTTCGACGGGTCCGAGGCGGCACTGTGGCTCATCGGGTGGCGCGTCGTCCAGGGTGTGGGCGGAGCGTTCCTGATGGCGAACTCGTCGGCGATCCTCACCGATGCCTTCCCCGCCGATCAGCGTGGGCTGGCGCTCGGGATCAACGGTGTCGCCGCGATCGCCGGATCCTTCCTCGGCCTGCTCATCGGCGGCATCCTCGCGCCGATCCACTGGAATCTGATCTTCCTCGTCTCGGTTCCCTTCGGCGTGGTCGGCACGATCTGGGCCTACCTGAAACTCCGCGACACCGACGTCCGCCGACACGCCGACATCGACTGGTGGGGCAACATCACGTTCGCCGTCGGCTTGATCGCCGTGCTGGTCGGCATCACCTACGGCATCCAGCCGTACGGCTCCTCGTCGATGGGCTGGGGCAGCCCGCTGGTGCTCTGGTGCCTCGTCGGCGGTCTCGCCGTCCTCGCGGTCTTCTGCGTCATCGAGACCAGGGTCGCGAATCCTCTCTTCAACCTGCACCTGTTCCAGATCAAGTCGTTCACCTGGGGAAACATCGCCAACCTGGTGGCATCACTCGGGCGCGGCGGACTGCAGTTCATCCTGATCATCTGGCTCCAGGGCATCTGGCTGCCGCAGCACGGCTACGACTACAGCCGCACCCCGCTGTGGGCGGGCATCTACATGCTGCCGATGACCATCGGGTTCCTGCTGTCGGCACCGGTATCCGGCGTCATTTCCGACCGGTTCGGCACCAAGTGGTTCACCAGCACCGGCATGTTCATCACCGCGGGCACATTCGGTCTGCTGATCGCCCTGCCGGTCGACTTCGACTACTGGGCCTTCGCCGTGACGCTGCTGATCAACGGCATCGGAATGGGGATGTTCTCCGCGCCGAACCGAGCGGAGGTGATGAACAGCCTGCCCGCCGACGCGCGGGGCGTCGGCGCGGGCATGATGACGACTTTCCAGAACGCGGCGATGGTGCTGTCGATCGGATTCTTCTTCAGCCTGATGATCGCCGGACTCAGCTCCCACCTTCCGGCCGCGATGAGCGACGGACTGATGGCGAACGGGGTATCCGCGGCGCAGGCCACCCAGATCGCGAATCTCCCCGCCGTGGCCGTGCTGTTCGCGGCGTTCCTCGGCGTCAACCCGATCCAGGAACTGCTCGGACCCCAACTGTCCTCGCTCACCGAGCAGCAGCAGGCACACCTGACCGGCCTGGACTTCTTCCCCCAGCTGATTTCCGGCCCGTTCGCCGACGGTCTGGCCATGGCATTCGCCTTCGCGATCGTCGCGTGCGTGATCGGCGGAATCGCCTCGCTGCTCACCAGTCCGCAGAAGAAGCCCACGGCCGACGAGCCGCACGAGTCGGTCGGCGCGGAACTCGCCGGAATCGCCGGCGAGGCCGGAATCGGCCCGAGCGAACTCGTCCACGACCGGACGAACTGA
- a CDS encoding S8 family serine peptidase: MISREDSDRNGDGGRPAADSTAETTGRHVVVFTEHGRRTDPTGLLRSLTGVSNVARSSEFDSSAMDLERAEVADAVLFDELGIAVVAADPGQLEALRAAAAAPDVAVLSVEPELVHHALDSEDTVAEIARPANGAAAVEDAEHFLDSPEFTWGLEATRTTTSACSGRGVRIAVLDTGLDLSHPDFHGRTITAQSFVPGAEPQDGHGHGTHCVGTACGPAAATGTRRYGVAHEADIFVGKVLSDQGRGVDGGILAGIEWAIANGCQIVSMSLGADVASVSVAYETVGQRALAAGVLIVAAAGNNANRAAGRPGLVGVPANSPSIMAVAAVDPDLGLANFSAASNPVAGGQIDVAGPGVRVFSTVPMPVRYGTKNGTSMATPHVAGVAALWCEKTGRSGRDLWSLLTQHSRRLALPSLDVGAGLIQASA, from the coding sequence GTGATATCTCGAGAAGATTCCGACCGGAACGGGGACGGTGGACGGCCTGCCGCCGATTCGACGGCCGAAACGACGGGCCGCCACGTGGTGGTGTTCACGGAGCACGGCAGGCGAACGGATCCCACGGGACTCCTACGATCCCTCACCGGCGTCTCGAACGTGGCGAGAAGTAGCGAGTTCGATTCTTCGGCAATGGATCTCGAACGGGCGGAAGTGGCTGACGCAGTTCTGTTCGACGAACTCGGAATTGCCGTGGTCGCCGCAGATCCCGGCCAGTTGGAGGCACTCCGCGCCGCGGCTGCCGCACCGGACGTCGCGGTCCTGTCCGTTGAACCCGAGTTGGTGCACCATGCACTGGACAGCGAAGACACCGTCGCAGAGATCGCACGGCCTGCGAACGGCGCCGCCGCGGTGGAGGACGCCGAGCACTTCCTGGATTCGCCGGAGTTCACCTGGGGACTGGAGGCGACCCGCACCACGACGTCGGCGTGCAGTGGGCGCGGTGTCAGGATCGCCGTCCTCGACACCGGACTCGACCTCAGCCACCCGGATTTCCACGGTCGCACCATCACGGCCCAGTCGTTCGTACCCGGCGCAGAACCCCAGGACGGACACGGGCACGGCACGCATTGCGTCGGAACGGCCTGCGGTCCGGCGGCAGCCACCGGCACCCGCCGATACGGAGTGGCTCACGAGGCCGACATCTTCGTAGGGAAGGTTCTGTCGGATCAGGGACGTGGCGTGGACGGTGGCATCCTCGCAGGCATCGAGTGGGCCATCGCCAACGGTTGTCAGATCGTCTCGATGTCGCTCGGCGCCGACGTCGCGTCGGTGTCCGTCGCCTACGAGACGGTGGGGCAGCGTGCACTGGCGGCCGGAGTGCTGATCGTCGCCGCGGCCGGCAACAACGCGAATAGAGCTGCCGGGCGCCCGGGACTGGTGGGCGTTCCCGCCAACAGTCCGTCGATCATGGCCGTCGCTGCAGTCGACCCCGATCTCGGGCTGGCCAATTTCTCTGCCGCCAGCAATCCCGTCGCCGGTGGTCAGATCGACGTGGCAGGACCTGGCGTGCGCGTGTTCTCGACGGTGCCTATGCCCGTGCGGTACGGCACGAAGAACGGAACGAGTATGGCGACTCCGCACGTCGCGGGTGTCGCTGCCCTGTGGTGCGAGAAGACCGGGCGCAGCGGCCGCGATCTGTGGTCCCTGCTCACCCAGCATTCCCGGCGGCTCGCGTTGCCGTCACTCGATGTCGGTGCCGGCCTGATCCAGGCATCCGCGTAG
- a CDS encoding S1 family peptidase, with protein sequence MVLVAGFAALVLTLGVAPVAQAGPTVHVGPGTAYTPYPDVEGYCSIGAVGTDNAGSLVALTVGHCHQGADKAVYKVGEAAKGPIGWETDVFSRNTDGTFTGLDYAVIRLNPDVVVPSKYGDTTDVIVSSVGDASLADVGCNHGATTGKNCGIIGNADGIHLQNWAVMWEGDSGGPIVVGEKLVGLNIGMDFGTQPTTFYGKIMPILADIDAKGSYGAGFTLVQ encoded by the coding sequence ATGGTTTTGGTCGCGGGTTTTGCCGCGCTCGTGTTGACGCTCGGTGTCGCCCCGGTGGCGCAGGCGGGACCGACCGTCCATGTCGGGCCGGGAACCGCGTACACCCCATACCCGGATGTCGAGGGGTACTGCTCGATCGGGGCGGTCGGCACCGACAACGCGGGCAGCTTGGTTGCGCTGACCGTCGGTCACTGCCACCAGGGCGCGGATAAGGCCGTGTACAAGGTTGGTGAGGCTGCCAAGGGGCCGATCGGGTGGGAGACCGACGTGTTCTCGCGCAACACGGATGGCACGTTCACGGGGCTCGATTACGCGGTGATTCGGCTGAACCCGGATGTTGTGGTGCCGAGCAAGTACGGCGATACCACTGACGTCATCGTCTCGTCTGTCGGTGATGCCTCGCTGGCGGACGTGGGGTGCAACCACGGAGCGACCACCGGCAAGAATTGCGGGATCATCGGCAATGCAGACGGTATTCACCTCCAGAACTGGGCGGTGATGTGGGAGGGCGATTCGGGCGGTCCGATCGTGGTGGGGGAGAAGCTTGTCGGCCTCAACATCGGCATGGACTTCGGAACCCAGCCGACGACGTTCTACGGGAAGATCATGCCGATTCTGGCGGATATCGACGCAAAGGGTAGCTACGGCGCTGGGTTCACTTTGGTGCAGTGA
- a CDS encoding thermonuclease family protein — protein MARYLDKSEIFAVSVVGIDAPEGEQCWAAQSTQFARDHLLGRRVMLSAEATLPNTDPTGALVRRVVLDNDMDGDYAIKAAREGAARAHATDHVRLASQLLSAEAGARDTHRGLWTCDGSIPVAAPSPDPGPRPAP, from the coding sequence GTGGCGCGATACCTCGACAAGAGCGAGATCTTCGCTGTCAGTGTTGTGGGCATCGACGCACCCGAGGGCGAGCAATGCTGGGCCGCGCAGTCGACGCAGTTCGCCAGGGACCACCTCCTGGGCCGGCGGGTCATGCTGTCGGCAGAGGCGACACTGCCGAATACCGATCCCACCGGCGCGCTCGTCCGGCGCGTTGTTCTCGACAATGACATGGACGGCGACTACGCGATCAAGGCTGCCCGCGAGGGCGCAGCACGGGCACACGCCACCGACCATGTACGCCTTGCCAGCCAGCTGCTCTCAGCCGAAGCGGGGGCGCGCGATACCCACCGCGGCTTGTGGACGTGCGATGGGAGCATCCCGGTTGCAGCACCCAGTCCAGACCCGGGGCCCCGGCCGGCCCCTTGA